Proteins co-encoded in one Pseudorhizobium banfieldiae genomic window:
- a CDS encoding HAD family hydrolase: MAGPIDHIVFDIGKVLIHYDPNLPYRRLIPDDAERAWFFENVCTHDWNLEQDRGRSWEDAEALLIEQFPEKEEQIRNFRRYWHEMVPYAYEDSVAIMEGLIDAGRDVTMLTNFAADTFRHAREMYPFLNKPRGVTVSGEIKLIKPDVAIYQKHARDFDLAPEATLFIDDSLANVEGARAAGWQAVHFTGAEKLRRDLASLGIDD; the protein is encoded by the coding sequence ATGGCAGGCCCGATCGACCATATCGTCTTCGACATCGGCAAGGTGCTGATCCACTATGACCCGAACCTTCCCTATCGCCGGCTCATTCCGGATGATGCAGAGCGGGCATGGTTCTTCGAGAATGTCTGCACCCATGACTGGAACCTGGAACAGGATCGTGGACGGAGCTGGGAGGATGCCGAGGCTCTGCTGATCGAGCAATTTCCCGAAAAGGAGGAGCAGATCCGAAATTTCCGGCGGTACTGGCACGAGATGGTGCCCTATGCTTACGAGGACAGCGTGGCGATCATGGAAGGATTGATCGATGCCGGGCGGGACGTCACCATGCTGACGAACTTCGCAGCCGACACGTTCCGCCACGCCCGCGAAATGTATCCGTTCCTCAACAAGCCGCGCGGCGTGACCGTTTCCGGCGAAATCAAGCTCATCAAGCCCGACGTCGCGATCTATCAGAAGCACGCTCGGGATTTCGACCTTGCCCCGGAAGCGACACTCTTCATCGACGACTCACTGGCCAATGTCGAAGGCGCACGAGCAGCCGGCTGGCAGGCGGTGCATTTTACCGGCGCCGAGAAACTGAGGCGCGACCTTGCATCCTTAGGCATCGATGACTGA
- the mutY gene encoding A/G-specific adenine glycosylase produces the protein MEAIEEHLDQTHRHFQHVTTPPAIIRQLLAWYDRHHRDLPWRVTPTAAAQGKRPDPYHIWLSEVMLQQTTVQAVKPYFAKFLAAWPTVADLAAAPTEDVMAAWAGLGYYARARNLKKCAEAVAEDHGGVFPDTEDGLRALPGIGDYTAAAVAAIAFNRPAAVMDGNVERVVSRLYAIDAPLPGSKPLMKAHVRDLTPEERPGDFAQAMMDLGATICTPKRPACAICPLRDHCLAFAEHDPERFPVKAAKKEKPVRFGAAFVAVNPEGEVLLRRRVDSGLLGGMTEVPTTDWTARQDGGQTVDHAPFQSAWQSCGTVTHVFTHFELRLSVFRAKADETIHPGGWWEPVTNLGTQALPTVMKKVISQAIPLAFERDPNR, from the coding sequence ATGGAGGCGATAGAAGAGCATCTAGACCAGACGCACAGGCATTTCCAGCACGTGACCACTCCCCCGGCCATCATACGGCAATTGCTCGCATGGTACGACAGGCACCATCGCGACCTGCCATGGCGCGTGACGCCCACCGCGGCGGCGCAGGGAAAACGTCCCGACCCCTACCATATCTGGCTGTCGGAAGTGATGCTGCAGCAGACCACGGTTCAGGCGGTGAAGCCCTATTTCGCCAAGTTCCTGGCCGCGTGGCCTACCGTAGCGGATCTGGCGGCGGCCCCGACCGAGGATGTGATGGCCGCTTGGGCCGGGCTCGGTTACTATGCCCGCGCCCGTAATCTGAAGAAATGCGCCGAGGCCGTCGCCGAGGATCACGGCGGCGTCTTCCCCGATACCGAGGACGGCTTGCGGGCGTTGCCCGGCATCGGCGATTACACGGCTGCCGCCGTTGCCGCGATCGCCTTCAACCGCCCTGCAGCCGTCATGGACGGTAACGTGGAGCGGGTTGTCTCCCGCCTTTACGCGATAGATGCCCCCCTCCCCGGATCGAAACCGCTGATGAAGGCGCACGTGCGGGACCTGACGCCGGAGGAACGCCCTGGTGACTTTGCCCAGGCCATGATGGATCTCGGCGCGACCATCTGCACGCCCAAAAGGCCCGCCTGCGCCATCTGTCCCCTTCGCGACCACTGCCTGGCATTTGCCGAGCACGACCCGGAGCGGTTTCCGGTGAAAGCGGCGAAGAAGGAAAAACCAGTGCGTTTCGGCGCCGCCTTCGTGGCCGTCAATCCGGAAGGAGAGGTCCTGCTGCGACGGAGGGTCGACAGCGGGCTCCTTGGAGGCATGACGGAGGTCCCGACGACTGACTGGACCGCCAGACAGGACGGCGGCCAGACCGTCGACCACGCTCCCTTTCAGTCTGCCTGGCAATCCTGCGGGACGGTTACCCATGTGTTCACGCACTTCGAACTGCGGCTCTCGGTGTTCCGGGCCAAAGCCGACGAGACCATCCATCCCGGGGGATGGTGGGAACCGGTAACCAACCTCGGCACGCAGGCCTTGCCGACCGTCATGAAAAAAGTAATCAGCCAGGCTATTCCCCTGGCTTTCGAGAGAGACCCCAACCGCTAA
- a CDS encoding DUF721 domain-containing protein encodes MANEPKTFARKREMQIAEVANGIIDPVLARRAGISTALLGSWDEIAGEEFADCSRPEKIAWPRRDASDEAGGYQAGVLTIACEGARALFLTHAQGELIARINAFFGFPAVRQIRIVQKPVSHAVRHRRPLPPLKGEAARRLEDMMEGIENEALKKAVTRLGTAVLQKKR; translated from the coding sequence ATGGCCAACGAACCGAAGACCTTTGCCCGCAAGCGCGAGATGCAGATCGCGGAAGTTGCGAACGGCATCATCGATCCCGTGCTGGCGCGGCGCGCCGGCATCTCCACCGCCCTGCTGGGCTCCTGGGACGAGATCGCTGGCGAGGAATTTGCCGATTGCAGCCGCCCGGAGAAGATCGCCTGGCCCAGGCGCGATGCCTCCGACGAGGCAGGCGGCTACCAGGCGGGTGTCCTGACGATCGCCTGCGAAGGTGCTCGGGCTCTCTTCCTAACCCATGCACAGGGGGAACTGATCGCCCGCATCAACGCCTTCTTCGGCTTCCCGGCGGTGCGCCAGATCCGCATCGTCCAGAAGCCCGTTTCCCATGCAGTCCGGCACCGGCGCCCTTTGCCGCCGCTGAAGGGGGAGGCGGCGAGACGGCTGGAGGACATGATGGAGGGGATCGAAAACGAGGCGCTGAAGAAGGCGGTCACCCGGCTCGGCACAGCTGTTCTTCAAAAGAAACGCTGA
- a CDS encoding DsbA family protein, whose translation MKKTEVTLTRRALLGGVAATTLVLALPLAATEAFAQELPESQGDVDMAEVLKPGPLPEMAIGEENAPVTIVEYMSMTCPHCATFHNNTFDEIKKNYVDTGKARFIIREFPFDPRAAAAFMLARCNPTKPEEASTPAQYFPMVSMLMKQQETWAEAQDGRAALLQMSKLAGFSQETFQACLTNQKLLDDVNATMKRGADEFGVNSTPTFLINGKRYAGAMSVESMSALIDSLL comes from the coding sequence ATGAAAAAGACCGAAGTCACCCTTACCCGGCGCGCTCTTCTCGGAGGCGTGGCAGCCACGACTCTGGTCCTGGCCCTTCCGCTCGCCGCAACCGAAGCTTTCGCCCAGGAATTGCCGGAGTCCCAAGGCGACGTGGACATGGCGGAGGTCCTCAAGCCCGGCCCACTGCCGGAAATGGCGATCGGGGAAGAAAACGCCCCCGTCACCATCGTCGAATACATGTCGATGACCTGCCCGCACTGCGCGACCTTCCACAACAATACGTTCGACGAGATCAAGAAGAACTACGTGGATACCGGCAAGGCCCGCTTCATCATCCGCGAGTTCCCTTTCGATCCGCGCGCAGCTGCGGCCTTCATGCTGGCGCGCTGCAATCCGACCAAGCCTGAAGAAGCGAGCACACCGGCACAGTATTTCCCGATGGTTTCAATGCTGATGAAGCAACAGGAAACCTGGGCCGAAGCACAGGATGGCCGCGCGGCCCTGCTGCAGATGTCGAAACTGGCCGGTTTCTCACAGGAGACTTTCCAGGCCTGCTTGACGAACCAGAAACTTCTCGATGATGTGAACGCGACGATGAAGCGCGGTGCCGACGAATTCGGCGTCAATTCGACGCCGACATTCCTCATCAACGGCAAGCGCTATGCGGGGGCCATGTCTGTTGAAAGCATGTCGGCTCTTATCGACAGCCTTCTCTGA